Sequence from the Thermoanaerobacterium sp. PSU-2 genome:
CTGACAATGCTGCCTTTTAAGCAGCTTTACCCTTTCAATTATGTCTTTTGTTATCCTCTCACCTGGGCAAATCATTGGTATCCCCGGCGGATATGCCATGATCATCTCCGCACATATTTCACCTTCTGCATCATCCAAAAGAATTGACCTGCTTTTGCTATAATACGCATCTCTCGGAGCAACGATGACTTCTGGCCTTATTATGTTTCCTGTTGTTATTTCACCGCTGTTTTTATTCATTTTGGCAAATTCCTTTAAACTGTGTATTAGATGCTCTACATCATCCTTTTCATCGCCAAGGCTTATTATTGCCATTATATTGCTAAGATCCGCCATCTCCAACTGGATGTGGTATTTAAGCCTCAATTCTCTCATTATCTCGTATCCCGTCATGCCTGTCTTTGATACATTTATGACAAGTTTAGTTGGATCTAACATATATGGGCTCATTATATCCTTTTGAGTAATGGCTTTTAACCCATCTATCTTGTTGATTTCCTCACGAGCGTATTCCGAAAATTCTATGACTTTCATGAGCATTTCTTCACCTTTAGTAGCCAACTGTTTTCTCGCCACATCCAGTGATGCCATCAAAACGTACGAAGCAGACGTAGATTGCAAAAGGTTTAAAATGGACTTTATTGAAGACACTTCTACTCTATTGCCCTTAGACAAAAGAAGAGAGCTTTGTGTCATTGAGCCACCCGTTTTATGTATGCTAAGGGCACAAATGTCAGCGCCCAGTGTAATACCACCACGAGGCATGTCAGGATGAAAATAAAAATGGCTTCCATGCGCTTCATCGCACAAAACCGCCATATTATTCTCGTGTGCCACATTGATTATCTTTTCTAATTCTGAAGTAATGCCGTAATACGTAGGATTCAATATGAGAACTGCTTTAGCGTCAGGGTTTGCTAAAATTGCCTCTTGTACCTTGTCGGCGCTAATTCCTAATGCTATATCCAAATCTTCATCTATTTCAGGATACAGGTAAACAGGTACTGCACCTGATAGAATGAGAGCCGAAAAAGCTGATTTGTGAGCATTTCTCGGCATGATTATCTTGTCACCCGGCTCTGTAACTGCCATTATCATGGCTTGTATTCCAGACGTAGTGCCATTGACCAAAAAGTAAGCATAATCTGCACCAAAAGCCTGTGCTGCAAGTTTATGTGCTTCTTCTATTACGCCTATTGGATTAGCAAGATTATCCAAATCCTCCATGCTGTTGACATCAATGCTCATCACTGCACTTCCAACGTATTGAGTAAATTCTCTATTTCCCTTCCCATGTTTATGCCCTGGAACATGAAAGGCATACACATTTTCCTCTACATAATTTTTTAGCGCCTCAAATAAAGGCGCATCATTCTGTGTGTACTTCGTCATCTAAGTTTTCCTCCTAATCTTTTAATGCCATTTTTATCTCGTTAAAATACCTTTCCAATACTTCCACGACTTTAAATTTCACCTGTGGTTTTTCTGTCTCTATCATGGACAATTCATCTTCTGACAAGAACCTGCTTAATTCTCTCTTTGTCTCATCGCTTGTAAGCCCATGTGTTATATCGATAAAACACAGTGGCGGAAACATCACACACCACCAATTTTTCCCTTCGCCTTTACCTATGACGATCCTAAGTGCATTGTAATTTCCTGCAGGCAGTGTGATCGTTCCGTAGTATTTTGTAGGAAAATCAAAGCGACCGTACATTACTTTGACACCATAATTTTTTCCATTGGCGTAAACAGTATCTTGCGCTATCTTTTGTATGTATGGTATGTTCTTCTTTATTATTTCTTCTGACTCCTTTAGATTTGTCACACCGATGAATCTGTCGTTCATGTTTTTGATTACAGCATCTCTCACTTTTAGCTTTAGGCTTTGGTCCTCTTTAGAATCGCTGTTAGCTATAACGTGAAATCTTATAAGCTTATTTGAGATATCTTTTTTCATGGCGTATGTGTCATCGTTTTTACTTATCTCAAAGAAAAATACTGTAGAAATTATCAGAACAATTGCAATAAGACGCTTCATTATGTATAATCCCCCAATTATTTTTATTTGACAATTACAATTAAAATTGCCTTCGATTTCAATTATTGCCAAACAAGATGAGAATTATACAAAATTTATCTAAATAAGCCTATCCTCCTAATGTGGGCAGTCACAACCGGCTCCACCACAACATCCGGAAATTTCTCATTCCAAGTTGGCCCAACTTTGCTCCAAAGGGAAGGATTGTACTTCTCAATGTAGTCTCCTACACCTATCATATCGACTTTTAAATCCTTCTGAAATTTTTTAAGTGATTCATTTATCATTTTTTCAATGACGCCGTCGGCTTTTTTCTCCATTGTGCTTAATACATTTGTGTCAAACATCTCCCCATGTTTTTGAAAACTGTATTCCGTCACTTCTCCTTCAACATCGTATTTTAATTTGTATATTATCTTTCCGTTTTTCTCAATAACCTGTCTTTTCATAACGGTATTTGTGATGTTAAATGGCACCTTTACTTCCTTACCGTCCGTTGTAGGCATGTCAAACGTAATGTCTCCACCTTTGACAAAGCCCATAAGCCACATGTACCCCATGTTTTCCCCATCTGACAGCCATCCTGCCAGTTTGTAATTTTTTATGATGGCAGAACCAGCAATTTTCAGTTCATCTTTTCCCGCTGATATGACTGGAATTATGGCGTTTCCATTTGTGTCATGCAACGATTTGGTTATTTTATTGTAATCTATATTAGGAAATATTGACGTCCTGTTGTACTGCTTGAATATATCATCAATATACGCACCAATATCTGGATCAAATTTATAATTTTTAAGCAGTATATCTTGTGCCTTGCCATTTGCCACCAGCAACCTTAACTTCCTGCTTAGTTCGTAGCTTCTATCTAAAGTATCCAATACTTCAAGAAATTTATCCCTATTGCTGACTACATCCTTGCCTAAAATCACAGCTTTCGTATGACCTAAAAAAAGCCTTTTATCAAGCCTTGTGCTCACATGACGGGATGCAGAAAAGACTGTATCCCCAATTTCTGATATGGAGAAATTAGGCTGCCCACCGCCACCACCGCCGCCACCTGCAGCGCTGGACACCTGTTTTACATTTGGAAACTGGAAAGTCACCACATAATTTTTGGCTTGATTCGACGTGTCAATCCCTATGGCCATCACAAATGCTCTGTCCTCAATCTCAACCTTGTCCCAGCATCCTGTCAAAATTAATGGTATAATGAGCACCAAAATAAAAATAAATTTCTTCATTGCTTTTCACCTCCATGCCTTATTTTCACTATAGTACACATTAACAAAGGAAGGATGATCACAAAAAACAGAGCTAAATATATGGCGTATGACGCGTATCTGTATACCTCTACAATTGATTCAGGTATAAGTGCCATAAAGTATATGATGGGTATAAGCGGTATAACAAGATATGAATGTTCTCTTGCCTTTATAAGCTTTGACAAGCTCAGTGTGGCGGCATAATGAAAAGCCGATATAGATGTAAATACTGCAAACGTCCAAATGCCCATTATAAGGCTTTCAAGATTTTCAATAAAAAAGCCTGGAAAGTTTATGGATTTTATGACTGTAAGCAATGGCCACAATTGGACACTTGTTTCCTTGTACCCGAATATACCTATGGTGAAAAACGTTATGTAAAGATAAAAAAATATTATGGAAAAAAATGATACATTTATGCTTTTTTTAAGCTTGTTTCCCAATTGGATATATGGAAATATGACGTACAATATTTCAAATCCGATAAAACTGTAGGTAGTCTGCAAAATGCCTTTTGCAAGCCTTAAAGGTGAAATCCTAAGCACAGGCAAAAAATTGCTTAAATCTATGTCTGTAATGGCTGGCAAAAGGATGATCATGGCAGGTATAACCATTACAGGAAAAAGTATCTCCGACATCCTTGCAATAGGTTCTATCCCATATCGCACAATGTACGCCGACGTGAAAAGCAGGGTTATCATTATAACCTCTATAGGAGTGCTATTCAGTAGGTATGACTTTGCGACTTCACCGAATATCCTTAAATTTAAACTGCAAAAAATCAAAAAATACACGATTAAGAATATTGTAAGCAAAATAGACACAGGCTTAGTCATAATTTTTTCGGAATACTCTACAAATGTCTCCGTCGGAAATTTTGATGCTACGAAACTTATAATCCTAGCAAATGTTAAAGCCACAAGTCCTCCTAAAAGTATCACAATAAGACCATTGGGTCCTGCTGCCTTGGCCACATCTGCAGGCAAGCTTAATACACCAGCTCCTAACATAGTGGTAAAAAGCAGTATAGAAAGCTGATTTTCTGAGATCTTGTCATTGTTTTTTATCATCATTATCCCTCCGGTCTACTTCTACGCTTTCGATCTTCTCCGGTCTTAAATCCTTCATCCGTTTTTTGTCCTGTGTGTCAAGTGTAGGAGGTCTCTTTTTAAAGACCATCAGCGGCGCTCTTATAATTGTATCTGCCAAATCGCTTAAATTTATCTCTACAAATGGAGATAAATAAGGAAGTCCAAAGCTTTTAAGTACGACCAAATGTGTCAGCATAAGTATAAATCCCAGCATTATGCCGTATAACCCCAATACAGCCGCTAGAATCATAAAAGCAAACCTTAAAAGCCTAAAGGCAATGGCAGCACTGTAACTGGGTATAGAAAAAGACGAAACGGCAGTAACTGCTACCACTATCACCATCAACGGACTTACGATTCCTGCCATTACAGCAGCCTGACCGATGATCAAGCCGCCTACTATGCCTATCGTCTGGCCTATTGGTACAGGAAGCCTTATGCCTGCTTCTCTCAAAAGCTCAAAAGTCGCTTCCATTATTAATGCTTCCATAAAGGCAGGAAATGGAACTCCTTGCCTTGTTGAAGCTATATAAAGAGCCAATTTTGTAGGTATCATGCCAGGATGGTATGATGTAAATGCTATATATATAGATGGACCTACAAGAGCAATGATTGCCGCCGTAAACCTTAGTATCCTGAGAAGTGAAGAAATCATCCATCTCTCAAAATAA
This genomic interval carries:
- a CDS encoding aminotransferase class I/II-fold pyridoxal phosphate-dependent enzyme; this translates as MTKYTQNDAPLFEALKNYVEENVYAFHVPGHKHGKGNREFTQYVGSAVMSIDVNSMEDLDNLANPIGVIEEAHKLAAQAFGADYAYFLVNGTTSGIQAMIMAVTEPGDKIIMPRNAHKSAFSALILSGAVPVYLYPEIDEDLDIALGISADKVQEAILANPDAKAVLILNPTYYGITSELEKIINVAHENNMAVLCDEAHGSHFYFHPDMPRGGITLGADICALSIHKTGGSMTQSSLLLSKGNRVEVSSIKSILNLLQSTSASYVLMASLDVARKQLATKGEEMLMKVIEFSEYAREEINKIDGLKAITQKDIMSPYMLDPTKLVINVSKTGMTGYEIMRELRLKYHIQLEMADLSNIMAIISLGDEKDDVEHLIHSLKEFAKMNKNSGEITTGNIIRPEVIVAPRDAYYSKSRSILLDDAEGEICAEMIMAYPPGIPMICPGERITKDIIERVKLLKRQHCQLQGTEDPNIDHIKVLGHVYKV
- the spoIIR gene encoding stage II sporulation protein R — translated: MKRLIAIVLIISTVFFFEISKNDDTYAMKKDISNKLIRFHVIANSDSKEDQSLKLKVRDAVIKNMNDRFIGVTNLKESEEIIKKNIPYIQKIAQDTVYANGKNYGVKVMYGRFDFPTKYYGTITLPAGNYNALRIVIGKGEGKNWWCVMFPPLCFIDITHGLTSDETKRELSRFLSEDELSMIETEKPQVKFKVVEVLERYFNEIKMALKD
- a CDS encoding Ger(x)C family spore germination protein, which encodes MKKFIFILVLIIPLILTGCWDKVEIEDRAFVMAIGIDTSNQAKNYVVTFQFPNVKQVSSAAGGGGGGGGQPNFSISEIGDTVFSASRHVSTRLDKRLFLGHTKAVILGKDVVSNRDKFLEVLDTLDRSYELSRKLRLLVANGKAQDILLKNYKFDPDIGAYIDDIFKQYNRTSIFPNIDYNKITKSLHDTNGNAIIPVISAGKDELKIAGSAIIKNYKLAGWLSDGENMGYMWLMGFVKGGDITFDMPTTDGKEVKVPFNITNTVMKRQVIEKNGKIIYKLKYDVEGEVTEYSFQKHGEMFDTNVLSTMEKKADGVIEKMINESLKKFQKDLKVDMIGVGDYIEKYNPSLWSKVGPTWNEKFPDVVVEPVVTAHIRRIGLFR
- a CDS encoding endospore germination permease — translated: MIKNNDKISENQLSILLFTTMLGAGVLSLPADVAKAAGPNGLIVILLGGLVALTFARIISFVASKFPTETFVEYSEKIMTKPVSILLTIFLIVYFLIFCSLNLRIFGEVAKSYLLNSTPIEVIMITLLFTSAYIVRYGIEPIARMSEILFPVMVIPAMIILLPAITDIDLSNFLPVLRISPLRLAKGILQTTYSFIGFEILYVIFPYIQLGNKLKKSINVSFFSIIFFYLYITFFTIGIFGYKETSVQLWPLLTVIKSINFPGFFIENLESLIMGIWTFAVFTSISAFHYAATLSLSKLIKAREHSYLVIPLIPIIYFMALIPESIVEVYRYASYAIYLALFFVIILPLLMCTIVKIRHGGEKQ